Proteins encoded by one window of Littorina saxatilis isolate snail1 unplaced genomic scaffold, US_GU_Lsax_2.0 scaffold_617, whole genome shotgun sequence:
- the LOC138955874 gene encoding uncharacterized protein, protein MEQATEVPSIWDPKSSVAELTTSTGTSTHSECSSNGTVEILAVVTALMTCLVVVLIVVIVILRKRLRKMGNSNRARGIGHLNATGGHQDGAVLMKTDPVFIAAVMTQVDPSQCLARVK, encoded by the exons ATGGAACAAGCGACTGAAG TGCCTTCAATATGGGACCCCAAAAGCAGTGTAGCGGAGCTGACAACAAGCACAGGGACTTCCACACACAGCG AATGTTCATCCAATGGCACAGTGGAAATACTGGCAGTTGTGACAGCCTTGATGACATGCCTTGTCGTCGTGTTGATAGTCGTCATCGTTATTCTCCGCAAAAGACTCAGAAA GATGGGCAATTCCAATCGAGCTCGAGGCATAGGTCATCTCAACGCGACGGGAGGCCATCAGGACGGAGCAGTCTTGATGAAGACTGATCCGGTGTTCATTGCTGCAGTCATGACACAAGTGGACCCTAGTCAATGTCTTGCTCGAGTTAAATAA